A genome region from Fodinibius salicampi includes the following:
- a CDS encoding WD40/YVTN/BNR-like repeat-containing protein, with the protein MLKFIFTYLLFLLFTAPTLAQQIDIKATSAGERAQSIEQRHQMRTNSIFKEYPVRNVGPVVVGGRITDLAVQSENPRNFYIAFASGGVFKTHNSGNTMEPIFDHQGTLTIGDLAISQADKDIIWVGTGENNSSRSSYAGTGVYKSMDGGESWEFVGLRDSQHIGRIITHPTDPDIAWIASMGPLYSANEVRGIYKTTDGGNSWTQTLTPPDSTGAIDLIQHPKNPDKLWATTWERYRQAWNFDEAGPGSAIYVSENGGESWQKSMKGFPDKKYVGRIGLDISQSNPNILYAFLDNQKETKTKKETDSDELTQADFIEMEREEFLNLDNEKLNDFLRNNDFQREYTAESVKEDVRAGEYPPKALADYLGDANEALFESSIEGAQVYRSEDGGKTWNKINSYPLDNLIYTYGYYFGEVRVSPTNPDELYILGVPLLKSTDGGKTWKAIAENQDVHVDHHAMWIDPEDPEHLFLGNDGGLYESHDGGKNFIHHNNAPVGQFYTVAVDMEEPYNIYGGLQDNGVLTGSSQGSPNDGNEWEQLFGGDGMHIAVHPEDSDRIYMGYQFGNYFRLDRSDSQYERITPKHHIGEAPYRFNWNTPIEMSNHNPDILYFGSQKINRSMDTGKTWKTISPDLTHDLPSGNVPYSTLTTISESPLDFSVIWAGTDDGNIQVTKDGGTSWDLVSDELPRRRWVSEVQASPHYTATAYASLNGYRYDEFKTYLYKTTDYGKNWHSIKGNLPDDVANVIAQDPKYPDLLYAGFDHGTYLSFDDGNEWFLINDIPNVAAYDMVVHPRELELIVGTHGRSVYVMDLKPIHTVAKNKNQKVLALTIDDISHSENWGQRPVPYRPVNEPSAKWMYWIGDEQVQNQSIEITVKDNKDNTVTTLTDRASYGFNTFEWNLKLQEAKEGETADYLSPGNYIITYNINGSTDETTFEITSPNNNSNTGQRVFSGPEEIEFEDY; encoded by the coding sequence ATGTTAAAATTTATATTTACCTATCTTCTCTTTCTGTTATTCACAGCTCCCACCCTAGCTCAACAAATTGATATCAAGGCTACCTCTGCCGGGGAAAGAGCCCAGTCCATTGAGCAGCGCCACCAAATGCGAACCAACTCCATCTTTAAGGAATATCCCGTGCGCAATGTCGGACCGGTCGTAGTCGGGGGACGGATTACGGACCTGGCTGTTCAAAGTGAAAATCCCAGAAATTTCTACATTGCCTTTGCTTCGGGTGGGGTTTTTAAAACCCATAATAGCGGCAACACCATGGAACCCATTTTTGACCATCAGGGAACGCTTACGATTGGAGACCTCGCCATATCACAAGCGGACAAGGATATTATTTGGGTAGGAACCGGAGAAAACAACAGCAGCCGATCCAGTTATGCCGGAACGGGGGTTTACAAAAGTATGGACGGAGGAGAAAGCTGGGAATTTGTAGGGCTACGGGACTCACAGCACATCGGGCGTATTATTACTCACCCTACAGATCCGGATATTGCCTGGATAGCCAGTATGGGTCCCCTTTACTCCGCCAATGAAGTGCGAGGGATATACAAAACAACCGATGGCGGGAACAGCTGGACCCAAACCCTTACCCCGCCCGACAGTACCGGGGCTATTGATCTGATCCAACATCCCAAAAATCCTGACAAGCTTTGGGCCACCACCTGGGAGCGCTACCGCCAGGCGTGGAACTTCGACGAAGCAGGACCAGGTTCTGCAATTTATGTCTCGGAAAATGGAGGGGAAAGCTGGCAGAAATCAATGAAAGGATTCCCCGATAAGAAATACGTGGGACGAATCGGCCTGGATATCAGCCAAAGCAACCCGAATATCCTCTACGCTTTTCTCGACAACCAAAAAGAAACCAAAACAAAAAAGGAGACCGATTCGGATGAACTGACGCAAGCCGACTTTATTGAAATGGAGCGGGAGGAGTTTCTAAATCTTGATAACGAAAAGTTAAATGACTTTTTGCGCAACAATGACTTTCAACGGGAATACACTGCTGAAAGCGTAAAAGAGGATGTCCGGGCGGGCGAATATCCTCCGAAAGCCCTCGCCGACTATCTGGGTGACGCCAATGAAGCCCTTTTTGAGAGTAGTATTGAGGGGGCCCAAGTCTATCGCTCGGAAGATGGGGGAAAGACTTGGAATAAGATTAACAGCTATCCACTCGATAATCTTATTTATACCTATGGATACTACTTTGGTGAGGTGCGGGTATCCCCAACGAATCCGGATGAACTCTATATTCTGGGTGTTCCCCTGCTAAAATCTACCGACGGGGGAAAGACCTGGAAAGCCATTGCCGAAAACCAGGATGTACACGTTGATCATCACGCTATGTGGATCGATCCCGAGGATCCGGAACACTTGTTTTTAGGTAATGATGGCGGACTTTATGAAAGTCATGACGGAGGTAAAAACTTCATCCATCATAACAATGCCCCGGTCGGACAGTTTTATACGGTTGCCGTGGATATGGAAGAACCATATAACATCTATGGGGGACTTCAGGATAACGGAGTGCTTACCGGCTCTTCCCAAGGTTCCCCCAACGACGGCAATGAATGGGAGCAGCTGTTTGGCGGGGATGGCATGCATATAGCCGTTCATCCCGAAGATAGTGACCGTATCTATATGGGATATCAATTCGGAAATTACTTTCGGCTCGACAGGTCCGATAGCCAATACGAACGCATCACTCCCAAACATCATATTGGAGAAGCTCCCTATCGCTTCAACTGGAACACGCCCATCGAAATGAGTAATCACAATCCCGATATTCTTTATTTCGGTTCTCAAAAAATCAACCGGAGTATGGATACTGGAAAAACCTGGAAAACTATCAGTCCCGATTTAACTCATGATCTTCCGAGCGGGAACGTTCCCTACTCCACTCTCACCACTATCTCAGAATCTCCCCTCGATTTTAGTGTTATCTGGGCAGGAACCGACGATGGTAACATACAGGTCACAAAAGATGGAGGGACCAGCTGGGATTTGGTATCCGATGAATTGCCCCGGCGCCGGTGGGTTAGCGAGGTACAGGCTTCTCCCCACTATACGGCCACAGCTTACGCTTCTCTCAACGGCTACCGTTACGATGAGTTTAAAACGTATCTCTACAAAACAACGGATTACGGAAAAAACTGGCACTCCATAAAAGGGAATCTACCCGACGACGTAGCAAATGTTATTGCTCAGGATCCAAAGTATCCGGATCTTCTGTACGCTGGCTTCGACCATGGTACCTATCTCAGCTTTGATGATGGCAATGAATGGTTTCTGATAAATGATATTCCCAACGTGGCGGCCTACGATATGGTCGTTCATCCCCGCGAGCTGGAGCTCATAGTTGGAACACACGGGCGCAGCGTATATGTTATGGATCTCAAACCTATTCACACAGTAGCTAAAAACAAGAACCAAAAGGTTTTGGCTCTTACTATTGATGATATCTCACATTCCGAAAATTGGGGCCAGCGCCCGGTCCCTTATCGCCCGGTTAATGAACCATCCGCAAAATGGATGTACTGGATTGGAGACGAGCAGGTACAAAATCAGTCTATAGAAATTACTGTGAAAGATAATAAGGATAATACCGTTACTACCCTCACCGATCGGGCCAGCTATGGCTTCAATA